One Xiphophorus maculatus strain JP 163 A chromosome 9, X_maculatus-5.0-male, whole genome shotgun sequence DNA segment encodes these proteins:
- the rad54l gene encoding DNA repair and recombination protein RAD54-like → MRRSLAPSELAKRKPAGEACGDGGNTGNTEKRRKVDGMRESHISPYRKPLTQLNNWPGCMEADRHESFIRSILSKPFKIPIPNYTGSLGSKALGLKHAGVRKSLHDPFAEDALVLYEPPTLSAHDLIKADKEKLPVHVVVDPVLGKVLRPHQREGVKFLWDCVTGRRIPGSYGCIMADEMGLGKTLQCITLMWTLLRQSLNAKPEINKAIVVSPSSLVRNWYNEVGKWLGGRISPVAIDGGSKEDIDKQLVNFISQHGLKVATPILIISYETFRLHADVLHRGKVGLVICDEGHRLKNADNQTYQALHSMNAQRRVLISGTPIQNDLLEYFSLVHFVNAGILGTAQEFKKRFELPILKGRDADASNRDREEGEEKLKELISIVNRCLIRRTSDILSKYLPVKIEQVVCCKLTPLQTELYMRFLKQAKPTETLREGRINVSSLSSITSLKKLCNHPALIYDKCVEEEEGFEGALHLFPPGYSTKVLEPQLSGKMVTLDYILAVTRSTTGDKVVLVSNYTQTLDLFEKLCRFRRYLYVRLDGTMSIKKRAKIVEKFNSPQNPEFIFMLSSKAGGCGLNLIGANRLVMFDPDWNPANDEQAMARVWRDGQKKTCYIYRLISTGTIEEKILQRQAHKKALSSCVVDEEQDVERHFSLGQLRELFTLNEETASDTHDKFHCCRCVNGREVRLPPEGADCTSDLSQWNHCFDKKGLRDQVLKASWDSAVSFVFHQRSHEDQKGVV, encoded by the exons ATG AGGAGGAGCCTGGCTCCCAGTGAGCTGGCTAAACGCAAACCAGCCGGTGAGGCCTGCGGAGACGGGGGGAACACAGGAAACACC GAGAAGAGAAGGAAAGTGGATGGGATGAGGGAGAGTCACATTTCTCCCTACAGGAAGCCTCTGACACAACTTAACAACTGGCCTGGATGCATGGAAGCTGACAGACAT GAGTCATTTATCCGAAGCATTCTCTCCAAGCCTTTTAAAATTCCCATTCCCAATTACACAG GTTCACTAGGAAGCAAAGCACTTggcctaaaacatgcaggagtAAGGAAATCGCTCCATGATCCATTTGCAGAAGATGCTTTGGTTCTTTATGAGCCGCCGACTCTGAGTGCTCATGATCTGATCAAAGCTGACAA GGAAAAGCTTCCAGTTCATGTTGTTGTGGATCCAGTATTGGGAAAAGTTCTTAGACCGCATCAGAGAGAG GGAGTGAAGTTCCTTTGGGACTGTGTGACTGGCAGACGCATCCCTGGATCCTACGGCTGCATCATGGCTGATGAGATGGGGCTGGGAAAGACTTTGCAGTGTATCACTCTCATGTGGACCTTGCTACGCCAGAGCCTTAATGCCAAGCCAGAGATAAACAAGGCCATTGTGGTTTCACCTTCTAGTCTGGTTCGAAACTGGTATAATGAAGTAGGAAAGTGGCTTGGAGGTCGCATTTCACCAGTGGCAATCGATGGGGGCTCAAAGGAGGATATTGATAAGCAGCTCG TGAACTTCATCTCTCAGCATGGTTTGAAAGTAGCAACACCCATCCTGATCATTTCTTATGAGACATTTCGACTTCATGCTGATGTCCTGCACAGGGGCAAAGTTGGACTCGTGATCTGTGACGAG GGGCATCGACTGAAGAATGCTGACAACCAGACTTACCAAGCTCTGCATTCTATGAATGCCCAGCGGAGAGTTCTGATATCAGGCACTCCAATCCAGAACGACCTGCTGGAGTATTTCAGTCTGGTCCATTTTGTGAATGCTGGAATCCTTG GTACTGCCCAGGAGTTTAAGAAGCGATTTGAGCTTCCCATTCTGAAGGGTAGAGATGCAGACGCTAGtaacagagacagagaggaaggagaagaaaaactcaAGGAACTCATCAGCATTGTCAACAG GTGTTTGATTAGAAGAACATCGGATATCCTGTCAAAGTATCTTCCTGTGAAAATTGAGCAAGTTGTGTGCTGCAA ACTAACTCCGTTGCAGACAGAACTGTACATGCGCTTTTTGAAGCAGGCCAAACCCACAGAGACATTGCGAGAAGGCAGAATCAATGTCTCCTCACTGTCTTCTATCACATCTCTCAAGAAGCTGTGTAATC ACCCAGCTCTCATTTATGATAAGTGTGTTGAAGAAGAGGAGGGCTTCGAGGGCGCGCTCCATCTGTttcctcctggttattccactaAAGTACTCGAACCTCAGCTGTCTg GTAAAATGGTGACTCTCGACTACATTTTGGCTGTGACGAGATCTACAACTGGTGACAAAGTGGTGCTGGTCTCCAACTATACTCAAACACTGGACCTCTTTGAAAAGTTGTGCAGATTTAGAAG GTACCTCTATGTTAGACTGGATGGCACAATGTCTATCAAGAAAAGGGCTAAGATCGTGGAAAAATTCAACAGTCCCCAA AAccctgaatttattttcatgctgAGCAGCAAGGCGGGTGGATGTGGCCTCAATCTGATTGGTGCCAATCGCTTGGTAATGTTTGATCCAGACTGGAACCCAGCCAATGATGAGCAGGCAATGGCTCGAGTGTGGAGAGATGGCCAGAAGAAGACCTGTTACATCTACAGACTGATCTCT ACTGGAACCATTGAGGAGAAGATCCTGCAGAGACAAGCCCATAAAAAAGCCCTGAGCAGCTGTGTGGTGGATGAGGAGCAGGATGTGGAGCGTCATTTTTCTCTAGGCCAACTTAGAGAACTCTTCACACTCAATGAAGAAACTGCCAGTGATACACATGACAA GTTTCACTGCTGTCGCTGTGTAAATGGCAGAGAAGTTCGATTGCCTCCAGAAGGTGCCGACTGTACCAGTGACCTTTCCCAGTGGAACCACTGCTTTGACAAGAAGGGACTGAGGGACCAAGTGCTGAAAGCCTCCTGGGACAGTGCTGTCTCCTTTGTCTTTCATCAACGCTCTCATGAGGATCAGAAGGGTGTTGTATGA